In Nodosilinea sp. FACHB-141, the following proteins share a genomic window:
- the smc gene encoding chromosome segregation protein SMC: MHIKRVELSHFKSFGGTTQVPLLPGFTVISGPNGSGKSNILDALLFGLGLASSKGMRADRLPDLVNQNQMSRRATSEASVTVTFDLSDVAADLMIDGDTEVQEKNVSGNGAIANTNGRNGNSPTLAISESDAANVVTLPTGREWSVTRRLRVTSQGTYTSNYYINGEPCTLNQLHEQLQRFHVYPEGYNVVLQGDVTSIISMNSRERREIIDELAGVAAFDRKIDQARGKLEAVRDHEDRFRIVERELQTQLERLVQDRQKAEKYQRLKETFQTKSQWEAVLLWQSQQRAIAALHQTLEQGEVKSTQLAEAITQGQGAIAALEAELATLNARIRAMGEDEHLALQSQVATHEAELRQRQRQEQENRNATNQGAALRRDTEIAQLQQQRDLEQVRQSIASLTTGELVALTEAKNQVQQALEERRQATLAIASESQASVQQQTQLRQAIETLRGDVEPQRAEQIRLQERLRQLEQQIETLSEQRRALGSAPAASEADTGFAQRLAAAEKEIQAIAAKIAAAEAELSVQRDTQTRLLKEQRDKQRELDKLEAQTQALQESQGTHATKLLLDSGLAGISGLVAQLGKVDPKYQLALEIAAGARLGYLVVENDQVAAKGIEFLKQRRAGRATFLPLNKIRAPRFTPVPDWKRPDGFLDYAVNLIDCDPRYRDIFGYTFGSTVVFDSLTSARQYLGDYRIVTLEGEILETSGAMTGGNVSSRSSGLHFGTVEPAESSEAQALRQRLGDIEVMLERCDRDLNNTSETLKTLSQNLIAQRQQYRELQLANEQQQSQHQQQAQQAAQLETQLSQHQQELTSTQEHQQELAESLPAQEAEIARLQQALSELEQSQAHSEWQTAQAAVGQLESQLSDRQQALQDAERYLQDLHNQRQQLEIALTQAQQTLTTQAQQQTERDQQLTQLQQQQAGLNGEIAQLRQQMAALDQTLAAEKAVRDELEGRLRTRRTQTQQQEWERQKLLETQQERRQQLAEAQELLSTQAAELPDPLPEIPAETDLEELRKELRSLQRRMEAMEPVNMLALEEYNRTEERLTELTHKLTTLEEERTELLLRIETFTTLRRQAFTEAYDAVNLNFQSIFAELSDGDGHLQLEDPEDPFNGGLNLVAHPKGKPVRRLASMSGGEKSLTALSFIFALQRYRPSPFYAFDEVDMFLDGANVERLSRMIKHQTEQAQFIVVSLRRPMIEAAQRTIGVTQARGAYTQVLGIDLETQSATL, translated from the coding sequence GTGCACATCAAGCGTGTTGAGCTGTCCCACTTCAAATCGTTCGGGGGTACAACCCAGGTTCCATTGTTGCCTGGGTTTACTGTCATATCTGGACCTAACGGCTCAGGCAAATCGAATATTTTAGACGCGCTACTGTTTGGTTTGGGGTTGGCCAGCTCTAAGGGCATGCGGGCCGATCGCCTGCCCGACTTGGTGAACCAAAACCAGATGAGCCGTCGCGCGACCTCTGAAGCCAGCGTTACAGTCACCTTCGACCTCAGCGACGTGGCTGCCGATTTGATGATCGATGGCGACACGGAGGTTCAGGAGAAGAATGTTAGTGGGAACGGTGCGATCGCTAATACCAACGGCCGCAACGGCAATTCTCCCACCCTTGCAATTTCTGAGTCAGACGCCGCCAATGTGGTCACGTTACCCACGGGCCGCGAGTGGAGTGTGACCCGGCGGCTGCGGGTGACCAGTCAGGGTACCTACACCTCTAATTACTACATCAACGGCGAGCCCTGCACTCTCAACCAGCTCCACGAGCAGCTGCAGCGGTTCCATGTTTACCCCGAAGGCTACAACGTGGTGCTGCAGGGGGATGTCACCAGCATTATTTCGATGAACTCCCGCGAGCGCCGGGAAATCATCGACGAACTGGCCGGAGTCGCCGCCTTCGATCGCAAAATTGACCAGGCCCGGGGCAAGCTGGAGGCCGTGCGCGACCACGAAGATCGCTTTCGCATTGTTGAGCGCGAGCTGCAAACCCAGCTTGAGCGCTTGGTTCAAGATCGGCAAAAGGCTGAGAAATACCAGCGCCTCAAGGAAACCTTTCAGACCAAAAGCCAGTGGGAGGCAGTGCTGCTGTGGCAAAGCCAGCAGCGGGCGATCGCTGCCCTGCACCAAACCCTAGAGCAGGGCGAGGTCAAGTCGACCCAGCTAGCCGAGGCAATTACCCAGGGGCAGGGGGCGATCGCTGCCCTAGAAGCTGAACTTGCCACCCTCAATGCCCGCATTCGAGCCATGGGCGAAGACGAGCATCTGGCCCTGCAATCCCAGGTGGCCACCCATGAGGCCGAGCTACGCCAGCGCCAGCGCCAGGAACAGGAAAACCGCAACGCTACCAACCAGGGAGCTGCCCTGCGTCGCGACACTGAGATCGCCCAACTGCAGCAGCAGCGAGATTTGGAGCAGGTGCGGCAATCCATTGCCTCTCTAACCACGGGAGAGCTAGTCGCCCTTACCGAGGCCAAGAACCAGGTGCAGCAGGCCCTAGAAGAACGCCGCCAGGCAACATTGGCGATCGCCTCTGAGTCCCAAGCCAGCGTTCAGCAGCAGACCCAGCTGCGCCAGGCGATCGAAACGTTACGGGGCGATGTCGAACCCCAGCGGGCCGAGCAGATTCGCCTGCAAGAGCGCCTGCGTCAGCTCGAACAGCAGATCGAGACGTTAAGCGAGCAGCGCCGCGCCTTAGGGTCTGCGCCAGCCGCCTCGGAAGCCGACACTGGGTTCGCCCAGCGTTTAGCGGCAGCGGAAAAAGAAATTCAGGCGATCGCCGCCAAGATTGCCGCTGCCGAGGCAGAACTCTCTGTCCAGCGCGACACCCAAACCCGCTTGCTCAAAGAACAGCGCGACAAGCAGCGCGAACTCGATAAGCTCGAAGCCCAAACCCAGGCTCTGCAAGAGAGCCAGGGCACCCACGCCACCAAGCTGCTGCTCGACAGCGGCCTAGCGGGTATCAGCGGCTTAGTAGCTCAACTGGGCAAAGTAGACCCCAAATATCAACTCGCGCTAGAAATTGCTGCCGGGGCGCGCCTCGGCTACCTAGTGGTCGAGAACGACCAGGTAGCCGCTAAAGGCATTGAGTTTCTCAAGCAGCGCCGGGCCGGACGGGCTACTTTTTTGCCTCTCAACAAAATTCGCGCCCCCCGGTTTACTCCCGTGCCCGACTGGAAGCGCCCCGACGGATTCCTCGACTACGCCGTTAACCTAATCGATTGCGATCCCCGCTACCGCGATATTTTTGGCTACACCTTTGGCAGCACCGTGGTGTTCGACAGCCTCACCTCGGCCCGGCAGTACCTCGGCGACTACCGCATCGTCACATTGGAAGGGGAAATTCTCGAAACCAGCGGGGCGATGACCGGGGGGAACGTGTCGTCGCGCTCCAGCGGCCTGCACTTTGGCACCGTAGAACCGGCAGAATCGTCAGAAGCCCAGGCCCTGCGCCAGCGGCTGGGAGATATTGAGGTGATGCTAGAGCGCTGCGATCGCGACCTCAACAACACCTCCGAAACCCTGAAAACCCTCTCCCAAAACTTAATTGCCCAGCGCCAGCAGTACCGCGAACTCCAGCTAGCGAACGAGCAGCAGCAGAGCCAGCACCAGCAGCAGGCCCAGCAGGCAGCCCAGCTCGAAACCCAGCTCAGTCAGCACCAGCAAGAACTGACCAGCACCCAGGAGCACCAGCAAGAACTCGCAGAATCTTTGCCCGCCCAGGAAGCTGAAATCGCCCGTCTGCAGCAGGCTCTTAGCGAGCTAGAGCAGTCCCAGGCCCACAGCGAGTGGCAAACTGCCCAGGCAGCGGTGGGGCAGCTGGAGAGTCAGTTGAGCGATCGCCAGCAGGCCCTCCAAGATGCCGAGCGCTACCTGCAAGATCTGCACAACCAGCGCCAGCAGCTTGAGATTGCCCTTACCCAAGCCCAGCAGACCCTCACCACCCAGGCCCAGCAGCAGACTGAGCGCGATCAGCAGCTCACCCAGCTCCAGCAGCAGCAGGCCGGGCTGAATGGTGAAATTGCCCAGCTGCGCCAGCAGATGGCTGCCCTCGATCAAACCCTAGCTGCCGAAAAAGCCGTCCGCGATGAGCTAGAGGGCCGTCTGCGCACCCGGCGTACCCAGACCCAGCAGCAGGAGTGGGAGCGGCAAAAGCTGCTCGAAACCCAGCAGGAACGCCGTCAGCAGTTGGCCGAGGCCCAGGAACTGTTGTCAACCCAAGCGGCTGAGCTACCCGACCCACTGCCCGAGATTCCCGCCGAGACAGATTTGGAGGAGTTGCGGAAAGAGCTGCGATCGCTCCAACGCCGCATGGAGGCCATGGAACCCGTCAACATGCTGGCCCTTGAAGAATACAACCGAACTGAAGAGCGTCTCACTGAGCTGACCCACAAGCTCACCACCCTCGAAGAAGAGCGCACCGAGCTGCTGCTGCGCATCGAGACCTTTACCACCCTGCGTCGCCAGGCCTTCACCGAAGCCTACGACGCCGTCAACCTCAACTTCCAGTCAATTTTTGCTGAACTCTCCGATGGCGACGGCCACCTACAGCTCGAAGACCCCGAAGACCCGTTCAACGGCGGCCTCAACCTAGTCGCCCACCCCAAGGGCAAGCCCGTGCGCCGCCTAGCCTCCATGTCCGGAGGCGAAAAATCCCTCACGGCCCTCAGCTTCATCTTTGCCCTCCAGCGCTATCGCCCCTCTCCCTTCTACGCCTTCGATGAGGTTGACATGTTCCTCGACGGGGCCAATGTAGAGCGACTGTCGCGTATGATCAAGCACCAGACCGAACAGGCCCAATTTATCGTGGTGAGCCTACGTCGCCCAATGATTGAAGCCGCCCAGCGCACCATCGGCGTCACCCAGGCCCGTGGAGCCTACACCCAGGTACTCGGCATCGATCTGGAGACCCAAAGTGCAACGCTATAG
- a CDS encoding adenylate/guanylate cyclase domain-containing protein yields MERRVSSLSQGQRLLAAIMITDAVGFSTRMSTDEECTLRLIDRDLTLIGDICREFGGTVLKSTGDGLLIYFLSAVEAVSCGLEMQRRLVDLAEGLEPNQYLDHRIGVHLGDILVSEQDVMGNGVNITARLQTFAKPRGLCVSRTIYDVVKARLNLHATFLGPLQLKNIEEAVPAYQLALHAEDTESGPQGSEDHTCTLPMTTEALLDNALRHLGTHAHNLRIKKLVFATYQQAWENDPAVLDQFDLRSLLLSLRDRYPTLAEFEDQLKRVVAGLNRQDLYSEIAGTIVKQLQPWYGRSLFQNPEATSEVFTQLTPRSLEERCQAIADQFDRSPEALRLRKLLHCLCHGGWENDPSRLSETYLPGLIQQTLTLAPRPQDLRYRLSRVVKYLNRRQQYTRLANQIMVGFQPLYQTQPEALAEATALVEQTVLAEATVLAEPSGPSSPIAEAYTTLSSGGYDQPADLTTLHGTLSNPIGGGSEPGGPRRDRSSLFDLRGEIVQYANPLRAKILLYSCLHGPFGYTTQDWSSLSRRTLDDLLQQTFEYCPTYSDLDSKLSIIAHCLGRVGDGGQVASAIAQAMRAYYPQDPNGLLESAEAVAQSPTPHLEVVSETSNAGDRSAVAAPVSARFSA; encoded by the coding sequence ATGGAACGTCGAGTGTCATCGCTATCCCAGGGGCAACGCCTGCTGGCCGCTATCATGATTACTGATGCGGTAGGCTTTAGCACCCGCATGTCAACCGATGAAGAATGCACTCTGCGGTTGATCGATCGCGACCTGACGCTGATCGGCGATATCTGCCGAGAGTTTGGCGGCACTGTGCTCAAATCGACCGGTGACGGTCTGCTAATCTACTTTCTCAGCGCTGTAGAGGCGGTCTCCTGTGGGTTAGAGATGCAGCGGCGGCTAGTCGATCTAGCCGAGGGCTTGGAGCCCAACCAGTATCTCGATCACCGCATTGGCGTGCACCTCGGCGATATCCTGGTCAGCGAGCAGGATGTGATGGGCAATGGGGTCAACATCACCGCCCGACTGCAAACCTTTGCCAAACCCCGCGGCCTGTGCGTGTCGCGCACTATCTACGATGTGGTCAAGGCGCGGCTCAATCTTCACGCTACCTTTTTAGGCCCTCTGCAACTCAAGAATATTGAGGAGGCAGTACCTGCCTACCAGCTGGCGCTCCACGCTGAAGACACTGAGTCTGGCCCCCAAGGATCTGAGGACCACACCTGCACCCTACCTATGACCACGGAGGCTCTGCTAGACAATGCCCTGCGCCACCTGGGCACCCACGCCCATAACCTGCGCATTAAGAAACTGGTGTTTGCTACCTATCAGCAGGCCTGGGAAAATGACCCTGCGGTGCTAGATCAATTTGACCTCCGATCGCTGCTGCTGTCGCTGCGCGATCGCTACCCGACCTTGGCTGAATTTGAAGATCAGCTAAAGCGGGTAGTGGCCGGGCTCAACCGCCAAGATCTTTACAGTGAAATTGCCGGAACCATCGTCAAACAGCTCCAGCCCTGGTACGGGCGATCGCTGTTTCAAAACCCTGAGGCTACTTCCGAAGTTTTCACCCAGCTCACTCCGCGTTCTCTAGAGGAGCGCTGCCAGGCCATCGCCGACCAGTTTGACCGCAGCCCCGAGGCCCTACGACTGCGCAAGCTGCTGCACTGTCTTTGTCACGGTGGCTGGGAAAATGACCCCAGCCGTCTCAGCGAAACCTATTTGCCGGGGCTAATTCAACAGACGCTTACCCTGGCCCCTAGGCCCCAAGACCTGCGCTATCGGTTGAGCCGCGTTGTTAAGTATCTCAACCGACGCCAGCAGTACACCCGCTTGGCCAATCAGATCATGGTGGGGTTCCAGCCCCTCTACCAAACCCAGCCTGAGGCCCTAGCCGAGGCCACCGCCTTGGTAGAACAAACGGTTTTGGCCGAGGCCACCGTCCTGGCCGAGCCCTCTGGACCCTCCAGTCCGATCGCCGAAGCCTATACCACCCTGTCCAGCGGCGGCTATGACCAGCCAGCAGATTTGACCACTCTCCATGGCACCCTCTCTAACCCCATAGGTGGCGGGTCTGAGCCAGGAGGCCCGAGGCGCGATCGCTCGTCTCTATTCGACCTGCGGGGCGAGATTGTTCAGTATGCCAATCCGCTGCGGGCCAAAATTTTGCTGTACTCCTGTCTCCACGGCCCCTTCGGCTACACAACCCAAGACTGGTCTAGCCTCAGCCGACGCACTCTCGACGACTTATTGCAGCAAACCTTCGAATACTGTCCCACCTACTCTGACTTAGACAGTAAGCTATCCATTATTGCCCACTGTCTCGGCCGGGTCGGCGACGGGGGGCAGGTGGCCAGCGCCATTGCTCAGGCAATGCGCGCCTACTATCCCCAAGACCCCAATGGTCTGCTAGAGTCGGCAGAGGCAGTGGCCCAAAGCCCAACCCCCCATCTTGAAGTTGTCTCTGAGACGTCTAACGCTGGCGATCGTTCCGCTGTGGCTGCCCCTGTATCCGCCCGATTTTCTGCCTAA
- a CDS encoding pentapeptide repeat-containing protein: protein MNARELLDAYARGDMDFKGKTLVGIDLAGADLIGADMMQADLENANLMLAFLTRVRFRQANLSRARLGGANLNQADLSAAMLRDADLHGASLQGADLRSANMTLADLLDANLTGADLRNADLSGANLTGACLRGANLRQENRKYATNLRGAKLHLADLRGTNLSGADLAYVDLSGANLSEAVLRDANLKGANLQGALLCNANLSDVDLSQSCLESADLTQSRFPRSNLSQANLNRVSAKGVDFTEATMALAQMDDCNLADARFSRSDLSRVSLRRSILTKALLVEAYLGRADLSDADLSEAILERAEISSTTLVNVMLAGTTMPDGSIHE from the coding sequence ATGAATGCCCGCGAACTGCTCGACGCCTATGCCCGCGGCGATATGGACTTTAAGGGTAAGACCCTGGTGGGCATCGACCTCGCTGGGGCTGATTTGATTGGGGCCGATATGATGCAGGCAGATCTCGAGAATGCCAACCTCATGCTGGCGTTTTTAACGCGGGTGCGCTTTCGCCAGGCTAATTTGTCGCGGGCGCGCCTGGGGGGAGCTAACCTCAACCAGGCCGATCTGTCGGCTGCCATGCTGCGCGATGCTGATCTGCACGGGGCTAGCCTACAGGGGGCCGATCTGCGCAGCGCCAATATGACCCTGGCCGATCTGCTCGATGCCAATCTCACCGGAGCTGACCTGCGCAACGCTGATCTCAGCGGCGCTAACCTCACCGGTGCTTGCCTACGTGGAGCTAATCTACGCCAAGAAAACCGCAAGTACGCCACCAATCTGCGGGGAGCTAAGCTACACCTGGCTGATTTACGGGGCACCAATCTCTCGGGGGCCGATTTGGCCTACGTTGACCTCAGCGGCGCTAATCTCAGCGAGGCGGTGCTACGCGATGCCAACCTCAAGGGAGCCAATTTGCAGGGGGCGCTGCTGTGCAATGCCAACCTCAGCGATGTCGACCTTAGCCAAAGCTGTTTAGAGTCTGCCGATCTTACCCAGAGCCGTTTCCCCCGTAGCAACCTCAGCCAGGCTAACCTTAACCGCGTCAGCGCCAAAGGGGTCGACTTCACTGAAGCCACTATGGCTCTAGCCCAGATGGATGACTGCAATCTGGCCGACGCTCGCTTTAGTCGCTCTGACCTATCTCGTGTGAGTCTACGCCGCTCTATTCTCACTAAAGCTCTGCTAGTTGAAGCATATTTAGGTCGAGCCGATCTTAGCGATGCTGACTTAAGCGAGGCTATTTTAGAGCGGGCTGAAATTAGCAGCACCACCCTAGTCAACGTCATGCTGGCCGGAACTACTATGCCTGATGGCAGTATTCATGAGTGA
- a CDS encoding PRC-barrel domain-containing protein, which produces MTLDKYRLRSDFLGTQVITRNSGQRLGIVSQVWVDVDQREVVAIGLRENIMSGLVSSTQQVMALTNIRQIGDVILVDDEAVLDDEMSVASYSTLVNCEVITETGEPLGRVRGFKFDVTTGRLETIVIASFGLPQIPDQVISTYELSIDEVVSSGPDRLIVFEGAEEKMVQLSVGLLERLGIGSAPWDRNDDSEYIMPVSTANQLPSGVQVPAEFSKARPATTEERWSDDDWGEPERVEAPLQAQQPAERYQAATLDDQSTYKAYDADFQDVTEDVWTEEDEGAPYEAKPLNIPQKKKVTEYEEELDY; this is translated from the coding sequence ATGACCTTAGACAAATATCGTCTTCGCTCCGACTTCTTGGGTACCCAGGTAATTACCCGCAACTCAGGCCAGCGACTGGGAATTGTCAGCCAGGTTTGGGTCGATGTAGACCAGCGAGAAGTCGTGGCCATTGGCCTGCGCGAAAATATTATGTCTGGGTTGGTATCGAGCACCCAGCAGGTCATGGCGCTCACCAACATTCGCCAGATTGGCGACGTCATCTTAGTAGATGATGAAGCCGTTTTAGACGACGAAATGAGCGTGGCTTCCTACAGCACGCTGGTCAACTGTGAAGTCATTACTGAGACCGGGGAACCCCTGGGCCGAGTGCGTGGGTTTAAGTTCGACGTCACCACTGGACGGCTAGAAACCATTGTGATCGCCTCCTTTGGACTGCCTCAGATTCCTGACCAGGTGATTAGCACCTACGAACTTTCCATTGACGAAGTAGTCAGCAGTGGCCCCGATCGCCTGATTGTTTTCGAAGGCGCTGAAGAAAAAATGGTGCAGCTCAGCGTGGGCCTGCTAGAGCGCCTAGGTATCGGCAGCGCCCCTTGGGATCGCAACGACGACAGCGAATACATTATGCCGGTGTCAACCGCCAACCAGCTGCCCTCAGGGGTTCAAGTACCTGCCGAGTTTAGCAAAGCTCGTCCGGCTACTACTGAAGAGCGCTGGAGCGACGACGACTGGGGCGAACCCGAGCGGGTTGAAGCCCCCCTCCAGGCCCAGCAGCCTGCGGAACGCTACCAGGCTGCTACCCTAGATGACCAGAGCACCTACAAAGCTTACGACGCCGACTTCCAAGACGTCACTGAAGACGTTTGGACAGAGGAAGACGAGGGCGCGCCCTACGAGGCCAAGCCCCTCAACATTCCCCAAAAGAAAAAAGTCACCGAGTACGAAGAAGAACTGGACTATTGA